The sequence GCTCAAGCAGTACCTGTGCACGTTAACGGAAAAAAGACGGAGGAGATCTTAAGAGAGGATATTGATCTTGATCTGACGGCTATTGTTGCAGCTGAGCCTTTGCCGGAGGTTGTTGAAAATGAGAGAGAGATTGTGCTAGGTAAAAATGTGCATACGTCGTGTTTGGAAGTAACAGAGCCAGATGCTGATGATGAGTTAACCGGTGATAAGGATGCTTACATGGCTAGCGTTTTAGCTAGGTATAGAAAGACCTTGATCGAACGAACTAAATATCATTTaggtaattaatttctttattggtATGTTTTATTTCGTTTTTTCAgtaaatttatcattattgttattattgttactTTTGTTTAGGTTAAATCAGTGTAATGTTTTGGATTTGAATATGTatacaattattaatttgaaaaggGCTGcactttttttctaatatggtTAACATTGTTTTGTTTTGCACTGAAGTGTAGTATAGAAGTACAGAAAAACGAACCAAAAAGGAGCAAGGGCAAAAATGTTGCATTTAGATTCGTTATACTAATCACAGAAATTGAAGAGAATCAATCTGGGGGCTTATtggcctttttcttttggattaaaCGAATTCGATTTAGTTCCTGCAAAATCATGCCATTTTTATtatgcttcgtttcttttaaaatgtcttttcctttttagttgaaagaattaaacttTAAGCTGGCAAACCGGAATATTTACTGCATAGGATTTAAATGAATTGAATTCATGCGGTTTTATAATTTCCAAACACTCTCATCGAGCTTCTAAGAGGTTGTTAAAGTATACATTGTTATATTCTTGGCTTGATCTTCTAGCAAGATCCTATATGTTTTTCTGATGGTTAACTGTATAGCTATTGAGTTCTGATGTTCAAATGGTTTTAACAGGTTATCCATATAATTTGGATTTCGACTATGGTGCTTTGGGACAGCTGCAGCATTTTTCTATTAACAATCTTGGCGATCCATTTATTGAGAGTAACTATGGTGTCCATTCAAGACAATTTGAAGTTGGTGTTTTAGATTGGTTTGCCCGTCTATGGGAGATAGAGAGAAATGAGTACTGGGGTTATATTACCAACTGCGGTACAGAAGGAAATCTTCATGGGATTCTAGTAGGGTTAGTGATCTTCAGCATGTTGagcttttctttcctttgtgTTTTTGATGACTTATTAAGTGCGAGAAATTGTAACATGCAGGAGGGAAGTGTTTCCGGATGGAGTTCTATATGCATCACGAGAATCACATTATTCTGTCTTCAAAGCCGCTCGTATGTATCGAATGGAATCTGTGAAGATTGACTGTCTGGTTTCTGGTGAAATTGATTGTGCTGATTTTAAAGTTAAACTCCTTGCTAACAAGGACAAACCAGCCATCATCAATGTTAATATAGGTATCTGTGTCATTTTTGTGCCCCGACGTACTCACTCTTTGTGTCTGCACATTGCTCATTTATTTTGATGTAATGTTCTTATTGCAGGCACAACTGTCAAAGGAGCCGTTGACGACCTTGATCTTGTAATACAAACCCTCGAAGAATGTGGATTTACACAAAATCGTTTCTACATTCACTGCGATGGAGCTTTGTTTGGACTTATGATGCCTTTTGTCAAGCGTGTAAGTggtttcattttaaaatatgttattagaaagattaaaatatgTCAAGTGTCCCCTGTGTTGGTTGCTCTCAACATATTATAGCAGTTGTAGTTGTCATACTAAACTAGAGAAAGGAACCAGCACATAAATGTTCCTGCTGCACCATTAGATAAGCATTTTCACCAGGAAAATCTCAATTTCTCGTATTATGCTTGTTCTATTTTGCTTTTCCTGCTTTTCTGGCATTAATTTTACCTTCTTTTAGATTAAGTAGTGGAATATTAAGGTGGGTCTTGGAGCTAAGCTTTCTTATTTCTGGAAACATAAAATTGATGAGCATGTAATTGTAATGATATAGGatgctaataaataatttcatttatgaGCGACATGTCATGGCCGGTGCGAAGGTTAAGCATGTTTTTTGCAGAGtctccttttttattttccccCAGTCTATTAGTTTTTGTTAGTCTATTTGGCTCATTATTGTTGGTGATGAACAGGCACC is a genomic window of Ricinus communis isolate WT05 ecotype wild-type chromosome 2, ASM1957865v1, whole genome shotgun sequence containing:
- the LOC8266719 gene encoding serine decarboxylase, producing MEAQAVPVHVNGKKTEEILREDIDLDLTAIVAAEPLPEVVENEREIVLGKNVHTSCLEVTEPDADDELTGDKDAYMASVLARYRKTLIERTKYHLGYPYNLDFDYGALGQLQHFSINNLGDPFIESNYGVHSRQFEVGVLDWFARLWEIERNEYWGYITNCGTEGNLHGILVGREVFPDGVLYASRESHYSVFKAARMYRMESVKIDCLVSGEIDCADFKVKLLANKDKPAIINVNIGTTVKGAVDDLDLVIQTLEECGFTQNRFYIHCDGALFGLMMPFVKRAPKVSFKKPIGSVSVSGHKFVGCPMPCGVQITRMEHINVLSKNVEYLASRDATIMGSRNGHAPIFLWYTLNRKGYKGFQKDVQKCLRNAHYLKGRLRDAGISAMLNELSSTVVFERPKDEEFVRRWQLACQGNIAHVVVMPSVTIEKLDNFLDELVKKRSTWYQDGQVQSPCIAADVGSENCACALHN